The proteins below come from a single Alligator mississippiensis isolate rAllMis1 chromosome 2, rAllMis1, whole genome shotgun sequence genomic window:
- the LOC102568761 gene encoding uncharacterized protein LOC102568761 — translation MASNYRKPGLGAVQRKKSGLKPELTEEQKQEIREAFDLFDTDGSGSIDVKELKVAMRALGFEPKKEEIKKMIADIDKEGSGTIDFEDFLAMMTQKMSEKDSKEEILKAFRLFDDDGTGKISFKNLKRVAKELGENLTDEELQEMIEEADRDGDGEVNEQEFLRIMKKTSLY, via the exons ATG GCCTCCAATTACAGGAAACCTGGGTTGGGTGCAGTCCAGCGGAAGAAAAGTGGATTGAAACCTGAACTAACAGAAGAGCAGAAGCAGGAGATCAGGGAAGCATTTGATTTATTTGATACTGATGGATCTGGAAGCATTGATGTAAAAGAACTGAAG GTTGCAATGCGTGCTCTAGGCTTTGaaccaaagaaagaagaaattaaaaaaatgataGCAGATATTGACAAAGAAGGAAGTGGCACCATTGACTTTGAAGACTTTTTGGCTATGATGACCCAAAAAATG AGTGAGAAAGACTCAAAAGAAGAAATCTTGAAAGCCTTCCGATTATTTGATGATGATGGGACAGGAAAGATTTCTTTCAAAAACCTAAAGAGAGTTGCCAAGGAGCTGGGAGAGAATTTAACAGATGAAGAGCTACAG GAAATGATTGAAGAAGCTGACAGAGATGGAGATGGAGAAGTAAACGAGCAGGAATTTTTGAGGATTATGAAGAAAACTAGTTTGTACTAA
- the BBS12 gene encoding Bardet-Biedl syndrome 12 protein, translated as LVVMAFRNVNRRRHVGLQQLSSLASIGRTLLGPLKSYKFIVNESTNESVLACSVVRLLESLDLTSAVGQLLNETIQAQSKEYKTGTTTLLFLAGAWSSAVLECLQQNVPVPVIVSVMSEGLNSCSERVKCLPVSVHDLYEGLDSVPIQSNFSSARPQIFENKTPSAGSNSFLNPFMHFHKDVPVTEEECVPEGPCSHQANTCDLHNRCLSSPTYATGHQMHSAVGPVGDKTMLSIPGSSSITSSCNKKRLTHSRHFNAVGKKGSLLHVGSFQGNPIGPSTHHYECKDFGQLAMALSHGNQASMKLVQDIVRCQQWKTNPTGLSQFNIEEIVTCCLPGVPESYSCICPGYVTSVSPEKAAVTKQLQGRLLQMLLIDGDLTEKYRHLGFNRPTNVKTVSESLGVQESSSGCSWTSRMLDILMQSEVNLILVKGNVCEHLMERCILNNILIINPVTQNVLYAFARVTGAKPVTYLTQVNSQCVGGGVGVDFWRTGELSTEELESRMLISIKAEGSTLVTAVLSSTVISKMQVIDDQFWTCAYRLQHALTDGKVFPGGGAVELFCLSHVQKLVDQALNQGNKNSAGEFHSAPCWMAESLAEFKPLVLKALASGWHKYLSTVMCNSANYTSEFEASISIKQHLKKMTGCGSPSAYILQEFNLREVVGKVGPDPLTKCMEFVQVYDNVTAKLEAWRRALDLVLLVLQTDSEIITGPKRNELLSSPVSSEFIFI; from the coding sequence CTGGTGGTCATGGCTTTCAGAAACGTGAACCGAAGACGACATGTTGGACTTCAGCAGCTTTCATCTTTAGCATCTATAGGAAGAACGCTTTTAGGGCCACTAAAATCCTATAAATTTATTGTAAATGAAAGCACTAATGAGAGTGTTTTGGCTTGCTCTGTAGTTAGACTTCTTGAAAGTTTGGATTTAACTAGTGCAGTGGGACAGCTTCTTAATGAAACAattcaggcacaaagcaaagaATATAAAACTGGGACAACTACTCTGTTGTTTCTTGCTGGTGCCTGGAGCAGTGCTGTACTTGAATGTCTTCAGCAGAATGTTCCTGTTCCAGTAATAGTATCTGTGATGTCTGAAGGATTAAATTCTTGCAGTGAAAGAGTCAAGTGTCTTCCGGTCTCGGTACATGATTTATATGAAGGGCTAGATTCTGTTCCCATTCAGTCAAATTTTAGCAGTGCTAGACCCCAGATTTTTGAAAATAAAACTCCCAGTGCTGGGTCTAACAGCTTTCTGAATCCTTTTATGCATTTTCATAAAGATGTTCCTGTAACAGAAGAAGAATGTGTTCCAGAAGGTCCTTGTTCCCATCAAGCAAACACTTGTGATCTTCATAACAGATGTTTGAGTTCACCTACATACGCTACAGGCCATCAAATGCACTCAGCAGTTGGACCTGTGGGTGATAAAACTATGCTTTCAATTCCTGGAAGCAGTTCGATTACATCCAGCTGCAACAAAAAAAGGTTAACTCACAGTAGACACTTTAATGCTGTAGGAAAAaaaggctctctgctccatgtAGGCAGTTTTCAAGGGAATCCCATCGGACCTTCAACACATCACTATGAATGTAAAGATTTTGGACAATTAGCAATGGCTCTGAGCCATGGAAATCAGGCTAGCATGAAATTGGTACAGGATATTGTTAGATGTCAGCAATGGAAAACTAATCCCACAGGTTTGTCCCAATTTAATATTGAAGAAATTGTGACATGCTGCTTACCAGGGGTGCCTGAAAGTTATTCTTGTATCTGTCCAGGGTATGTCACATCAGTATCTCCAGAGAAAGCCGCTGTTACCAAGCAGCTTCAGGGCCGACTGCTTCAGATGCTCCTCATAGACGGTGACCTAACTGAAAAGTATCGTCATTTGGGATTTAATAGACCAACTAATGTAAAGACAGTATCAGAAAGCTTGGGTGTACAAGAAAGCAGCTCAGGATGTTCATGGACAAGTCGTATGTTAGATATTTTAATGCAGTCAGAAGTAAATTTAATTTTGGTAAAAGGAAATGTGTGTGAACATCTAATGGAAAGATGTATCCTAAATAACATTCTTATAATCAACCCAGTGACTCAAAATGTGTTATATGCTTTTGCTCGGGTCACAGGAGCAAAACCTGTGACGTACCTCACCCAAGTGAACAGTCAGTGTGTGGGAGGTGGTGTTGGGGTGGATTTCTGGAGAACTGGTGAATTGAGTACAGAGGAATTGGAGAGCAGGATGCTTATCAGTATAAAGGCTGAAGGAAGTACCCTGGTAACAGCTGTGCTTAGTAGTACAGTGATTTCAAAGATGCAAGTCATTGATGATCAGTTCTGGACTTGTGCTTATCGACTGCAGCATGCTTTAACTGATGGGAAAGTTTTTCCTGGAGGTGGTGCAGTTGAACTCTTCTGCCTCAGTCATGTTCAGAAGCTTGTAGACCAGGCTTTAAATCAAGGAAATAAAAACTCTGCAGGAGAGTTTCACAGTGCTCCTTGCTGGATGGCAGAATCTTTGGCAGAATTTAAACCCCTTGTCCTTAAAGCTCTAGCAAGTGGTTGGCATAAGTACCTTTCAACGGTCATGTGCAACTCTGCTAATTACACATCAGAATTTGAAGCAAGTATCTCTATAAAGCAGCATCTCAAAAAAATGACAGGCTGTGGCTCTCCTTCAGCATATATACTGCAGGAGTTTAATCTGAGAGAGGTGGTGGGCAAAGTAGGTCCTGATCCATTAACTAAATGCATGGAGTTTGTACAGGTTTATGACAATGTGACAGCCAAGTTGGAAGCGTGGCGGAGGGCTCTAGACTTGGTGCTACTGGTGCTTCAGACAGACTCTGAAATTATCACTGGTCCAAAGAGAAATGAGTTATTAAGTTCACCTGTGTCAAGTGAATTCATATTTATATAG